In the Desulfitobacterium hafniense DCB-2 genome, CAACCAAAGAGCTCAAGCTACTTTAGAAATGCATGAGAAAGCCCAGGTTATCACAAAGCAGCTCATCGCCACCCGTGAAGTCATCGCGAAGAATCAGAACCGCATTAATTATGACTCCAAGGGAAATTTTGAGTTTAAGCATCTTAATCCGGCAGCGGTTGGCATGCAAATCGGCGATATCTTTGGGCAGCTGACCCATTACTCCATTAAACAGACGCGGCTTGACTACCGCTCCGCCGGCAATGCTCCGGATGATTATGAAGCCCAGGGATTGCTGAGGTTTAGCAATGAACCCCATCTTGCCGAAATCTGGGGCGAAGATGTAGTGGCAGGAGAGCGGGTTTTCCGCTATATGGTCCCCTTGCATATGCAGGAAGAATGCCTCTCCTGTCATGGCGAGCCGATTGGTGATTTGGATATCACCGGACATTGCAAAGAAGGGTATAAGGTTGAGGATTTAGGCGGAGCCATCAGCCTGATTATGCCTATGGATATTTTCCTGCACGGGATTAAGCTCAATGTATACCGCCATCTGTCTTTTTCACTGCTGCTGATCGGTGTGATTGTGATCTCCATGTACTTGCTGGTCACCCGCCTGGTCACCCGTTCTTTGGGGGAGCTGAAGGGCGCCACGGCCCAAGTGGGACAAGGAGATTTTGATATTGACCTCAATCGCATTAAGGCTCAGGGTGAAATAAAAGAACTGGCTCAGCATATCCAAGAAATGGCCGATCAGTTGAAGGATCTCTATCAGAATTTAGAGGCCAAGGTGGAAAAGCGAACCCATCAGCTGAAATTGGTCAATGAAGACTTAAGAATCAAGCAGGATGAATTGGAAGCTGCCAATATTAAACTGAATGAGATCAATACCTACAAGTCGGA is a window encoding:
- a CDS encoding ATP-binding protein — protein: MMKDSLTHRFMLFTTIVVVFIMLINFIWDYRNQRAQATLEMHEKAQVITKQLIATREVIAKNQNRINYDSKGNFEFKHLNPAAVGMQIGDIFGQLTHYSIKQTRLDYRSAGNAPDDYEAQGLLRFSNEPHLAEIWGEDVVAGERVFRYMVPLHMQEECLSCHGEPIGDLDITGHCKEGYKVEDLGGAISLIMPMDIFLHGIKLNVYRHLSFSLLLIGVIVISMYLLVTRLVTRSLGELKGATAQVGQGDFDIDLNRIKAQGEIKELAQHIQEMADQLKDLYQNLEAKVEKRTHQLKLVNEDLRIKQDELEAANIKLNEINTYKSEFLAIMSHELRTPLTSVMAFTDLLLQDLPKELKQERQNLKYIKANSQNLLKLINNILDLAKIEAGRLELKLEYVDMADVMGAIDSVIAPLAKKKGITWEISLDPEVSLLRADPEKLRRVIENLVGNAIKFTPAEGRVEIEVKNGPRDNWLMIRVIDTGIGIPPEEQEEIFERFTQIDSSNSRKYGGTGLGLALAKELVSLHKGELWVESELNKGSTFVVLLPKDPDKVDPGGNKEI